One Helicobacter cetorum MIT 00-7128 DNA window includes the following coding sequences:
- the modB gene encoding molybdate ABC transporter permease subunit, which translates to MDNEFLITMRLSFSLALITTLILLPIGIFLGYFLSLKRNLLTSLVETLVYMPLVLPPSVLGFYLLLAFSPNSFLGAFLQDTLNLKLAFSFQGLVIGSVIFSLPFMVSPIKSALISLPPSLKEASYSLGKGECYTLFFVLLPNIKPSLLIAIITTFTHTIGEFGVVMMLGGDILGETRVASIAIFNEAEALNYAKAHQYALTLTLISFSLLFITLFLNKKQSSFL; encoded by the coding sequence CTTCCTATAGGCATTTTCTTAGGCTATTTTTTAAGTCTTAAACGCAATCTTTTAACTAGTTTAGTAGAAACGCTTGTGTATATGCCTTTAGTCTTGCCCCCAAGCGTTTTGGGATTTTATCTTCTTTTAGCCTTCTCGCCCAACTCGTTCTTAGGGGCGTTTTTACAAGATACTTTGAATTTAAAACTAGCTTTTAGCTTTCAAGGGCTTGTTATAGGAAGCGTGATTTTTTCCTTACCCTTTATGGTAAGCCCTATTAAAAGTGCGTTAATTTCCTTACCCCCTTCTTTAAAAGAAGCGAGTTATAGCTTGGGTAAAGGGGAGTGTTACACCCTTTTTTTTGTCCTACTTCCTAATATCAAGCCTAGTCTATTGATTGCTATTATTACAACTTTCACGCACACCATAGGGGAATTTGGCGTAGTAATGATGCTTGGGGGTGATATACTAGGTGAGACAAGAGTGGCTAGCATTGCGATTTTTAATGAAGCAGAAGCTCTTAATTATGCTAAAGCCCATCAATACGCCTTAACGCTTACGCTTATAAGTTTTAGCTTGTTATTTATCACTCTATTTTTGAATAAAAAACAAAGCTCGTTTTTATGA